Proteins from a genomic interval of Triplophysa dalaica isolate WHDGS20190420 chromosome 21, ASM1584641v1, whole genome shotgun sequence:
- the tax1bp3 gene encoding tax1-binding protein 3, with translation MSYIPGQPVSVVVQRIEIQKLRDGDNLILGFSIGGGIDQDSNQNPFSEDKTDKGIYVTRVGKGGPAEVAGLRIGDKIMQVNGWDMTMVTHDQARKKLTKKNEDVVRLLVTRRSLEDVVRHSMMQ, from the exons ATGTCGTACATACCCGGTCAGCCTGTCTCAGTGGTTGTG CAACGAATTGAAATTCAAAAACTACGAGATGGGGATAATTTAATATTAGGGTTCAGCATCGGAGGAGGAATCGACCAGGATTCGAACCAGAACCCGTTCTCTGAAGATAAAACTGATAAG GGAATCTATGTAACACGTGTGGGTAAAGGGGGACCTGCAGAGGTGGCTGGACTCAGGATCGGAGACAAAATCATGCAG GTGAATGGGTGGGACATGACAATGGTCACACACGATCAGGCACGAAAAAAACTCACCAAGAAGAACGAAGACGTGGTCAGGCTTCTCGTCACTAGAAGATCTCTTGAGGATGTAGTTAGACATTCCATGATGCAATAA